In Arcobacter ellisii, a genomic segment contains:
- a CDS encoding methylaspartate mutase — translation MSLLQEERNIIVQNKYADNFDFAEIEEFIKNASKNLFISHHFKNSNKMLVQPRGGFPTYKKMFSLYEYFVGANVDVLPCTIDSNTRLNDYATSAKMLKLSEENEVDMLNGYPLVNHGYRTTRKMMTHFDKPISLRHGTPDARLLIETALASGIFEIEGGPITYLLPYSKNFPLDKAFMYWKYVEKICANYSKLNEPINRESFGPLTATLVPPCITIVIQLCEMLLSLEEGVKSFSVSFSQTGSMIQDIVTANVLRKMAKHYAEQIGCADARINLVYHQWMGAFPSNKDYSESLINTSTVIAMMVKADKIITKTRDESFGIPTRESNAKTVANTQYTLGMLHGIPTITDEMEEEILTEEVKSIMEAVFNDKADTLWRKVFNCIKAGIIDVPYSPHIINHNEVVTVRDKNKNIRIIKRGNLPISDRCFEYEKSKCDLNKDASSIVNDIIHDIGIMQ, via the coding sequence TTGAGTTTACTGCAAGAAGAAAGAAACATAATTGTTCAAAATAAATATGCAGATAATTTTGACTTTGCAGAGATTGAAGAGTTTATAAAAAATGCTTCAAAAAATCTATTTATTTCTCACCACTTTAAAAATTCTAATAAAATGTTAGTTCAACCAAGAGGTGGATTTCCAACTTATAAAAAAATGTTCTCATTATATGAATATTTTGTTGGTGCAAATGTTGATGTATTACCTTGTACAATTGATTCAAATACAAGATTAAACGACTATGCAACAAGTGCAAAAATGCTAAAACTTAGTGAAGAGAATGAAGTTGATATGTTAAATGGTTATCCACTTGTAAATCATGGATATAGAACAACTAGAAAAATGATGACTCATTTTGATAAACCAATTTCTCTAAGACACGGAACTCCTGATGCTAGACTTTTAATAGAAACTGCTTTAGCTTCTGGTATTTTTGAAATTGAAGGTGGTCCAATTACTTATCTTTTACCATATTCAAAAAACTTTCCACTTGATAAAGCCTTTATGTATTGGAAATATGTAGAAAAAATTTGTGCAAACTACTCAAAATTAAATGAACCAATAAATAGAGAATCTTTTGGTCCATTAACTGCAACATTAGTTCCACCTTGTATTACAATAGTTATTCAACTTTGTGAAATGCTTTTATCACTTGAAGAGGGAGTAAAATCTTTCTCTGTATCATTCTCACAAACTGGTTCAATGATTCAAGATATTGTAACAGCTAATGTTTTAAGAAAAATGGCAAAACATTATGCAGAACAGATTGGATGTGCAGATGCAAGAATAAATCTAGTTTATCATCAATGGATGGGTGCTTTCCCTTCAAATAAAGATTATTCAGAATCATTAATTAACACTTCAACAGTTATTGCTATGATGGTAAAAGCTGATAAAATTATTACAAAAACAAGAGATGAGTCTTTTGGTATTCCAACACGTGAATCAAATGCAAAAACAGTTGCAAATACTCAATATACTTTAGGAATGTTACATGGAATTCCTACAATTACTGATGAGATGGAAGAAGAAATCCTAACAGAAGAAGTAAAAAGTATTATGGAAGCTGTGTTTAATGATAAAGCTGACACTTTATGGAGAAAGGTATTTAACTGTATAAAAGCTGGAATTATTGATGTTCCATACTCTCCACATATTATAAATCACAATGAAGTTGTAACAGTTAGAGATAAAAATAAAAATATTAGAATCATAAAAAGAGGAAATCTTCCAATTAGTGATAGATGTTTTGAATATGAAAAATCAAAATGTGACTTAAACAAAGACGCTTCTTCAATTGTAAATGATATTATCCATGATATAGGAATTATGCAATGA
- a CDS encoding heavy-metal-associated domain-containing protein, with protein MKETFEVLNVKCGGCANTLTKSLKEEFGEVEVNLDVNPRQITLDIDENKKEALKLKLRSLGYPLTTDELSGFEKATTTAKSFVSCAIGKFDVATKK; from the coding sequence ATGAAAGAAACATTTGAAGTATTAAATGTAAAATGTGGTGGTTGCGCGAACACTTTAACAAAATCTTTAAAAGAAGAGTTTGGAGAGGTTGAAGTAAATCTTGATGTAAATCCAAGACAAATAACTCTTGATATTGATGAAAATAAAAAAGAGGCTTTAAAACTAAAACTTAGAAGTTTAGGTTATCCTTTAACTACTGATGAATTAAGTGGTTTTGAAAAGGCAACAACAACTGCAAAAAGTTTTGTATCTTGTGCAATTGGTAAATTCGACGTTGCAACAAAAAAATAG
- the mltG gene encoding endolytic transglycosylase MltG yields the protein MVLFYVTMPVTSTKVLFIPKGSTANIISYLNKSGYEMNALDGLIIKTFGFVQSGWIDINQNRLTKMDFIYKLVTSKAALKDITLIPGETSYVFLKKLAQEFNLSEEKLTQIYNEFAFKADGNILADTYSLPLGMKEDYMIFYLFSQTNKKYEEFSKKIFGIYDKNKWYNYLILASVIQKEAATINEMPIIASVIHNRLKKGMRLQMDGTLNYGKYSNEVVTADRIREDETSYNTYKFAGLPKDPVCAVSLDAIKAAIFPVKSNYIYFVRDNRNGLHKFATTFEEHQANIKANVGVEKTYTKVKEVETKIDEEAETIMKTDVTKQKPTSIKDLFNNIN from the coding sequence GTGGTTTTATTTTATGTAACTATGCCAGTAACTTCTACAAAAGTGTTGTTTATTCCTAAAGGCAGTACAGCTAATATTATATCATACTTAAATAAAAGTGGCTATGAGATGAATGCACTTGATGGTTTGATAATCAAAACTTTTGGTTTTGTTCAAAGTGGTTGGATTGATATAAATCAAAACAGATTAACAAAAATGGATTTTATATATAAATTAGTCACTTCAAAAGCTGCTTTAAAAGATATCACATTAATCCCAGGTGAGACTTCTTATGTATTTTTGAAAAAATTAGCACAAGAGTTTAATTTATCAGAAGAAAAACTAACACAAATTTACAATGAATTTGCCTTTAAAGCTGATGGAAATATTTTAGCAGATACTTATTCTTTACCTCTAGGGATGAAAGAAGATTATATGATTTTTTATCTATTTTCTCAAACAAACAAAAAATATGAAGAGTTTTCTAAAAAGATTTTTGGAATATATGATAAAAATAAATGGTACAACTATTTGATTTTAGCTTCAGTGATACAAAAAGAAGCAGCAACTATAAATGAAATGCCAATTATTGCAAGTGTAATTCATAATAGACTAAAAAAAGGAATGAGGCTTCAAATGGATGGAACTTTAAATTATGGTAAATATTCAAATGAAGTTGTAACAGCTGATAGAATAAGAGAAGATGAAACTTCATACAATACATATAAATTTGCTGGACTTCCCAAAGACCCTGTTTGTGCTGTTAGCCTTGACGCAATTAAAGCGGCAATTTTCCCTGTAAAAAGTAATTATATCTATTTTGTAAGAGATAATAGAAATGGTTTACACAAATTTGCAACTACATTTGAAGAACATCAAGCAAATATAAAAGCAAATGTTGGTGTAGAAAAAACATATACAAAAGTAAAAGAAGTTGAAACAAAAATTGATGAAGAAGCTGAAACGATTATGAAAACAGATGTTACAAAACAGAAACCAACTTCAATTAAAGATTTATTTAACAATATAAATTAG
- the glmS gene encoding methylaspartate mutase subunit S has product MKVVIGVVGNDIHVVANRLIDISLQARGFEVFNLGVNTYLEEFIDAVIETNADVLLISSLNGEAEGWCRDLPILKSKYKNLKDVVFMLGGNLAVGEGDASVIVPKFKNYGFDLVFHQVDLNTGLDELERFLKERN; this is encoded by the coding sequence ATGAAAGTAGTTATTGGAGTAGTAGGTAATGATATTCACGTAGTTGCAAATCGACTAATTGATATATCACTACAAGCAAGAGGGTTTGAAGTTTTTAATCTTGGTGTTAATACATACCTAGAAGAGTTTATAGATGCAGTTATTGAAACAAATGCTGATGTTTTATTAATCTCTTCATTAAATGGTGAAGCAGAAGGTTGGTGTAGAGACTTACCTATTTTAAAATCAAAATATAAGAACTTAAAAGATGTTGTATTTATGTTAGGTGGAAACTTAGCAGTTGGTGAAGGTGATGCAAGTGTTATTGTGCCAAAATTCAAAAACTATGGTTTTGATTTAGTATTTCATCAAGTTGACTTAAATACTGGACTTGACGAATTAGAAAGATTTTTAAAGGAGAGAAATTGA
- a CDS encoding NADP-dependent isocitrate dehydrogenase, translating to MSKIIYTKVDEAPALATYSFLPIIKAFTKSSGIEMVSKDISLAGRILANFPENLREDQKIGDALAELGEMTQDPNANIIKLPNISASIPQLKAAIAELQSKGYNVPNYDESPEVTARYSKILGSAVNPVLREGNSDRRAPGAVKNYAKNNPHRMGEWTKDSKTDVAFMDGGDFYGSEVSKTFDDADDLKISFFDKNGAETVLKASTKVQAGEIIDATVMSAKALQDFYAKTIERAKKEDVLLSLHLKATMMKVSDPIMFGFAVKVYFKDLIEKHGKLFDELGVNFNNGLGDLYSKLDQVDAAKKAEIEADIAAVYAKQPRLAMVNSAKGITNLHVPSDVIVDASMPAMLKGGGKMWNADDKEEDTIAMIPDRCYAMSFKAVVDDFKANGKLDVKTIGTVPNVGLMAQKAEEYGSHDKTFQAAADGQIKVIDKAGNAVFTFDVEAGDIFRMCQAKDAPIQDWIKLAVTRARLSNTPAIFWLDENRAHDAEMIKKVNKYLPTHDLTGLDITIMSPVEATKKSLERMRAGLDTISVTGNVLRDYNTDLFPILELGTSAKMLSIVPLMQGGGLFETGAGGSAPKHVQQFAEEDYLRWDSLGEFMALAASFEHLANTQNNKKAQVLADTLDRATGTFLINDKSPARKVGEIDNRGSHFFLAMYWAQELAAQNDDLELKAEFTPIAKAMTENEAQIVKELTECQGKPVDMGGYYLPDDAKTSAAMRPSATLNAIIG from the coding sequence ATGTCAAAGATAATCTATACAAAAGTTGATGAAGCTCCAGCTTTAGCAACATACTCTTTTTTACCAATTATCAAAGCTTTCACAAAAAGTTCTGGTATTGAAATGGTTTCAAAAGATATCTCTTTAGCTGGAAGAATTTTAGCTAACTTCCCAGAAAACTTAAGAGAAGATCAAAAAATTGGTGATGCATTAGCTGAACTTGGTGAAATGACTCAAGATCCAAATGCTAATATTATCAAACTTCCAAATATCTCTGCTTCAATTCCTCAATTAAAAGCTGCAATTGCTGAGTTACAATCAAAAGGTTACAATGTACCTAATTATGATGAAAGTCCTGAAGTAACTGCAAGATATTCTAAAATCTTAGGTTCAGCTGTTAATCCAGTATTAAGAGAAGGAAACTCAGATAGAAGAGCTCCAGGTGCTGTTAAAAATTATGCAAAAAACAATCCTCATAGAATGGGTGAATGGACTAAAGATTCTAAAACTGACGTAGCATTTATGGATGGTGGAGATTTCTACGGTTCTGAAGTTTCTAAAACTTTTGATGATGCTGATGATTTAAAAATCTCTTTCTTTGACAAAAATGGTGCTGAAACTGTATTAAAAGCTTCTACAAAAGTTCAAGCTGGTGAAATTATTGATGCAACTGTTATGAGTGCAAAAGCATTACAAGATTTCTATGCAAAAACAATTGAAAGAGCTAAAAAAGAAGATGTATTATTATCTTTACACTTAAAAGCTACAATGATGAAAGTTTCTGATCCAATTATGTTTGGATTTGCAGTAAAAGTATATTTCAAAGATTTAATTGAAAAACACGGAAAATTATTTGATGAGTTAGGTGTAAACTTCAATAATGGTTTAGGAGATTTATACTCTAAATTAGACCAAGTTGATGCAGCTAAAAAAGCTGAAATTGAAGCAGATATCGCTGCTGTTTATGCAAAACAACCAAGACTTGCAATGGTTAACTCTGCAAAAGGAATTACAAACTTACACGTACCATCTGACGTTATCGTTGATGCTTCTATGCCTGCTATGCTTAAAGGTGGTGGGAAAATGTGGAATGCTGATGATAAAGAAGAAGATACAATTGCAATGATTCCTGATAGATGTTATGCAATGTCTTTCAAAGCTGTTGTTGATGACTTTAAAGCAAATGGAAAATTAGATGTTAAAACAATTGGAACAGTTCCAAATGTTGGTTTAATGGCTCAAAAAGCTGAAGAGTATGGTTCTCATGATAAAACTTTCCAAGCTGCTGCTGATGGACAAATCAAAGTTATTGATAAAGCTGGAAATGCTGTATTTACTTTTGATGTTGAAGCTGGTGATATTTTCAGAATGTGCCAAGCAAAAGATGCACCAATTCAAGATTGGATTAAATTAGCAGTTACAAGAGCTAGATTATCAAATACTCCAGCAATTTTCTGGTTAGATGAAAACAGAGCTCACGATGCTGAAATGATTAAAAAAGTTAATAAATACTTACCAACTCATGATTTAACAGGATTAGATATTACTATTATGTCTCCAGTTGAAGCAACTAAAAAATCTTTAGAAAGAATGAGAGCTGGACTTGATACAATTTCTGTAACTGGAAATGTTTTAAGAGATTATAACACTGACTTATTCCCAATTTTAGAATTAGGAACATCTGCAAAAATGTTATCTATCGTTCCATTAATGCAAGGTGGAGGATTATTTGAAACTGGTGCGGGAGGATCTGCTCCTAAACACGTTCAACAATTTGCTGAAGAAGATTATTTAAGATGGGATTCTTTAGGTGAATTTATGGCTTTAGCTGCATCATTTGAGCACTTAGCAAATACACAAAATAACAAAAAAGCTCAAGTTTTAGCTGATACTTTAGATAGAGCAACTGGAACTTTCTTAATCAATGACAAATCACCAGCTAGAAAAGTTGGAGAGATTGATAATAGAGGTTCTCACTTCTTCTTAGCTATGTATTGGGCACAAGAATTAGCAGCTCAAAATGATGATTTAGAGTTAAAAGCTGAATTTACTCCAATTGCAAAAGCAATGACTGAAAATGAAGCTCAAATTGTAAAAGAATTAACTGAGTGTCAAGGAAAACCTGTTGATATGGGTGGATACTATTTACCAGATGATGCAAAAACATCAGCTGCTATGAGACCATCTGCAACATTAAATGCAATTATTGGATAA
- a CDS encoding SH3 domain-containing protein gives MLKNFKQLSLIFLIATLFTACSVKEPIVVPKESDIVELSKKANDNFINQNKATNDYFIKYFKPWDSSKVSYPKIEAMWGQSYKYKKVYLENHKLASAEWFDKQITNSNFDEYNVVPKKAIMLKNANVRVLPTNSPMFYDPTQPGEGFPFDYNQNSLIKINTPIIVSHLSKDKAWAYMESSIVGGWVEINSIAFVDEDFIKEFKNSNYYVSVKEKFPIYDPIFREYVKVATIFPKKNNKYIIAKKDDNQKAKIAYIDLNEDEIEAMPIAYTSENRVKILNQLLDEPYGWGGLLNNRDCSSFTQDFFVPFGKYLHRNSKSQISNGKYLDMSKMDINEKKDFIKKNGVPFSTLVYLKGHIMLYAGIKDNEPLVIHNVWSVRLKDSSGRKYRNIIGKATITTLEPGKDLKDFDEDNNILRKVLGITIL, from the coding sequence ATGTTAAAAAATTTCAAACAATTATCTCTTATTTTTTTAATTGCCACTTTATTTACTGCTTGTTCTGTAAAAGAACCAATTGTTGTTCCAAAAGAGAGTGATATAGTTGAACTTTCTAAAAAAGCAAATGACAATTTTATAAATCAAAATAAAGCTACAAATGATTATTTTATAAAATATTTTAAACCATGGGATTCATCAAAAGTTTCATATCCTAAAATTGAAGCTATGTGGGGACAATCTTATAAATACAAAAAAGTCTATTTAGAAAATCACAAATTAGCAAGTGCTGAATGGTTTGATAAACAAATCACTAACTCAAATTTTGATGAATATAATGTTGTACCTAAAAAAGCAATTATGTTAAAAAATGCAAATGTAAGAGTTTTACCAACAAATTCACCTATGTTTTATGACCCTACACAACCAGGAGAAGGTTTTCCTTTTGATTATAATCAAAACTCTTTAATCAAAATAAATACTCCAATTATAGTTTCTCATCTTTCAAAAGATAAGGCTTGGGCTTATATGGAATCAAGTATAGTTGGAGGTTGGGTAGAGATTAATAGTATTGCTTTTGTTGATGAAGATTTTATAAAAGAGTTCAAAAATTCTAACTATTATGTAAGTGTAAAAGAGAAATTCCCAATTTATGACCCTATTTTTAGAGAATATGTAAAAGTAGCAACAATTTTCCCAAAAAAAAATAATAAATATATAATCGCAAAAAAAGATGACAACCAAAAGGCAAAGATTGCTTATATAGATTTAAATGAGGATGAAATCGAAGCTATGCCTATAGCTTATACTTCTGAAAATAGAGTAAAAATTTTAAATCAATTACTTGATGAACCTTATGGTTGGGGTGGATTATTAAATAATAGAGATTGTTCTAGTTTTACTCAAGATTTTTTTGTTCCATTTGGGAAATATCTACATAGAAACTCTAAATCACAGATATCAAATGGGAAATATCTTGATATGTCAAAAATGGATATAAATGAGAAAAAAGATTTTATCAAAAAAAATGGAGTTCCATTTTCTACATTGGTTTATCTAAAAGGTCATATTATGCTTTACGCTGGAATTAAAGATAATGAACCTTTAGTAATTCATAATGTTTGGAGTGTTAGATTAAAAGATAGTTCAGGAAGAAAATATAGAAATATTATAGGAAAAGCAACTATAACTACACTAGAACCTGGAAAAGATTTAAAAGACTTTGATGAAGATAATAATATCTTACGAAAAGTTTTAGGTATCACTATTTTATAA
- a CDS encoding glutamate mutase L: MSQNKLLIDVGSTYFKVCANGNIEQHFRDFNKNIFDDLTSKCNETISKFKKDEVFICSSANGGLTTLIIGVTNSFSLKFATNIAYNSGINIINTVLYQDIDTTSIPSDLIDVVIIVGGINSVSNVFDEKLFNFLQNLNYSNVVFAGTTQDAEYLNSNIKNLVVVENIINNKLHVVEEPLKEYLTNLYQADIMGKEDIKHLYDLTSNQIYSTPYIVNKTLPLIDTKFAVVNPFILIDIGGATTDIHYSKDLSMDNMVTENEYDRLVFKKLGVYKSKESLIFAAKNNEFVYELLAHLKVTENIFNEDSPKALRVLMQLAIFLVLYKVSDAHPLYIKLKLNLLKSIVLTGGITKVLTFDEATDIISFFYKKILNSDIYPSIIMDYDYDIWTLGITQQ, from the coding sequence ATGAGCCAAAATAAATTATTAATAGATGTTGGAAGTACATATTTTAAAGTTTGTGCCAACGGAAATATAGAACAACATTTCAGAGATTTTAACAAAAATATTTTTGATGATTTAACTTCTAAATGTAATGAAACTATCTCTAAATTTAAAAAAGATGAAGTGTTTATCTGTTCATCTGCAAATGGTGGATTAACAACACTTATTATTGGTGTTACTAACTCTTTTTCATTAAAATTTGCTACAAATATTGCATATAATTCAGGTATTAATATCATTAATACGGTTTTATACCAAGATATAGACACAACTTCAATTCCTAGTGACTTAATTGATGTTGTTATTATTGTTGGTGGAATTAACTCTGTTTCAAATGTATTTGATGAAAAACTTTTTAATTTCTTACAAAACTTAAACTATTCAAATGTGGTTTTTGCAGGAACAACACAAGATGCAGAATATTTAAACTCAAATATAAAAAATTTAGTTGTTGTAGAAAATATCATAAATAATAAACTTCATGTGGTTGAAGAGCCATTAAAAGAGTATTTAACAAACCTTTATCAAGCTGATATTATGGGGAAAGAAGATATAAAACATCTTTATGATTTAACTTCTAATCAAATCTATTCAACTCCATATATTGTAAATAAAACTCTTCCATTAATTGATACAAAATTTGCTGTTGTAAATCCATTTATTTTAATTGATATTGGTGGAGCAACAACAGATATTCACTACTCAAAAGATTTATCTATGGATAATATGGTAACTGAAAATGAGTATGATAGACTTGTATTCAAAAAACTAGGTGTTTATAAATCAAAAGAGTCTTTAATTTTTGCAGCTAAAAACAATGAGTTTGTTTATGAATTATTAGCACATTTAAAAGTTACAGAAAATATCTTTAATGAAGATTCTCCAAAAGCTTTAAGAGTTTTAATGCAATTAGCGATTTTCCTAGTTTTATATAAAGTAAGTGATGCTCATCCTTTATATATAAAATTAAAGTTAAATTTACTAAAATCAATTGTATTAACAGGTGGAATCACTAAAGTTTTAACTTTTGATGAAGCAACAGATATTATCTCTTTCTTCTACAAAAAGATTTTAAATTCAGATATTTATCCTTCAATTATCATGGATTATGACTATGATATTTGGACTTTAGGTATAACTCAACAATAA
- a CDS encoding AMP-binding protein: MSINCIRTLIEDANISHPQKVALVYGNEKLTYGELFTKVNQIALYLSELDLPKGSRIGIYSNKGIDQVIAILATLSTNYVLVPLTKFLKPEQVEYIISDCDIKCIITDRVKIESIEEIKFNGKIISYETTNKDLPSFEEIYKYYNKPYVCNINGHDNAIITYSFGLGGQPKGIVISHRNLIDSARVVSSYLQLKEDDVISGLLYFNLDYGLNQIFCSLYKRATLALHRFVLPTDFFNHLINDKVSVISLMPINITEMFDEEEYKLPNPSLLENIRIIASSGGNVTAKMIKDIEKYFVKAKFYSMHGLTEAFRSTYLDPSQLKIRPDSIGKAIPDVELYVIDENGNECPPRVVGELIHRGGYIYKGYWNAPKETKERFKSIQILKNVINLEGQLTDEIVVQTGDYVYKDEEGYFYFVSRHDDMIKTRGYRVNPYEIESVVKRELKDIEKCAVFSIENEEIEEEIVLVYSAKSELSSSEILFELKKHLASYMIPSKIIYKKSLPLVPSDKNKINKEELKKELISK, from the coding sequence ATGTCAATAAATTGTATTAGAACTTTAATAGAAGATGCAAATATTTCTCATCCACAAAAAGTTGCATTAGTATATGGAAATGAAAAATTAACTTATGGAGAATTATTTACAAAAGTTAATCAAATTGCCCTTTATTTATCAGAACTTGATTTACCAAAAGGAAGTAGAATTGGGATTTATTCAAACAAAGGAATAGACCAAGTAATCGCTATATTAGCTACATTATCTACTAATTATGTTTTAGTTCCTTTAACAAAATTTCTAAAACCTGAACAAGTTGAATATATAATTAGTGATTGTGATATTAAATGTATTATTACAGATAGAGTTAAAATAGAATCAATTGAAGAGATTAAATTTAATGGAAAAATAATCTCTTATGAGACTACAAATAAAGATTTACCTTCATTTGAAGAGATTTATAAATATTATAATAAACCTTATGTTTGTAATATAAATGGACATGATAATGCAATTATTACTTACTCTTTTGGTCTTGGTGGACAACCAAAAGGAATTGTAATTTCTCATAGAAATTTAATTGATAGTGCAAGAGTTGTATCTTCTTATTTACAATTAAAAGAGGATGATGTAATTTCTGGATTATTATATTTTAATTTAGATTATGGATTAAATCAAATTTTCTGTTCTTTATATAAAAGAGCAACTTTAGCATTACATAGATTTGTTTTACCAACAGATTTCTTTAACCATTTAATAAATGATAAAGTATCTGTAATCTCTTTAATGCCTATAAATATTACTGAAATGTTTGATGAAGAAGAGTATAAACTTCCAAATCCATCTTTACTTGAAAATATTAGAATTATTGCATCTTCAGGTGGTAATGTAACAGCAAAAATGATAAAAGATATTGAAAAATATTTTGTAAAAGCAAAATTCTATTCAATGCACGGATTAACAGAAGCATTTAGATCAACTTATTTAGACCCAAGTCAATTAAAAATAAGACCAGACTCTATTGGAAAAGCTATTCCTGATGTTGAATTATATGTTATTGATGAAAATGGAAATGAATGTCCACCAAGAGTTGTTGGTGAACTAATTCATAGAGGTGGATATATCTATAAAGGTTATTGGAATGCACCAAAAGAGACTAAAGAGAGATTCAAATCTATTCAAATTTTAAAAAATGTAATTAATCTTGAAGGGCAATTAACAGATGAGATTGTTGTTCAAACAGGAGATTATGTTTATAAAGATGAAGAGGGATATTTCTATTTTGTTTCAAGACATGATGACATGATAAAAACAAGAGGATATAGAGTAAATCCTTATGAAATTGAATCTGTTGTTAAAAGAGAATTAAAAGATATAGAAAAATGTGCAGTATTTTCAATAGAAAATGAAGAGATTGAAGAAGAAATTGTTTTAGTTTACAGTGCAAAATCTGAATTAAGTTCAAGTGAAATTTTATTTGAACTAAAAAAACATTTAGCTTCATATATGATTCCTTCTAAAATAATTTATAAAAAATCATTACCACTTGTTCCTTCTGATAAAAATAAAATCAATAAAGAAGAGCTAAAAAAAGAGCTTATTTCTAAATAA
- a CDS encoding malate dehydrogenase, producing the protein MNKKTIGIVGVGNVGSTLAFTLATKNICSTLLLKDVRENFVQAMALDISQATNAARSKTITKACLKNEEFKDCDVVVITAGIARKPGMSRDDLLLTNAKIMTSVINDILPNNKNAIFIIVSNPLDVMVYTALKASNLPRNKVIGMAGILDSARMSHFIFEKIGYGQGQIEASVMGGHGDDMVPLADFSTVAGVKLDELLSKEDVDDIVNKTKNGGAQIVKLLETGSAYYAPAYSTTLMIEAILEDKKKIYPCAIMLEGEYGYENIVSGVPVMLGSNGVEKVIELNLKEEQKKQFAKSVSSVQELVDILKEKFLNN; encoded by the coding sequence TTGAATAAAAAAACTATTGGAATCGTTGGAGTTGGAAATGTAGGTTCAACTTTAGCTTTTACACTTGCAACAAAAAATATATGTTCAACCCTTCTTTTAAAAGATGTAAGAGAAAATTTTGTTCAAGCCATGGCACTTGATATTTCCCAAGCTACAAATGCAGCACGTAGTAAAACCATCACGAAAGCTTGTTTAAAAAATGAAGAGTTTAAAGATTGTGATGTTGTAGTTATAACTGCTGGAATTGCCAGAAAGCCTGGAATGAGTAGAGATGATTTACTTCTTACAAATGCAAAAATTATGACTTCTGTAATAAATGATATTTTACCAAATAATAAAAATGCCATTTTTATAATTGTTTCAAATCCACTTGATGTTATGGTTTATACTGCACTTAAAGCTTCTAATCTACCTAGAAATAAAGTAATTGGAATGGCTGGAATTTTAGATAGTGCAAGAATGAGTCATTTCATTTTTGAAAAAATAGGTTATGGTCAAGGACAAATTGAGGCTTCAGTTATGGGTGGACATGGAGATGATATGGTTCCATTGGCTGATTTTTCCACAGTTGCTGGAGTTAAATTAGATGAACTTTTATCAAAAGAAGATGTTGATGATATTGTAAATAAAACAAAAAATGGTGGAGCTCAAATTGTAAAACTACTTGAAACAGGTTCTGCTTATTATGCACCAGCATATTCAACAACATTGATGATTGAAGCAATACTTGAAGATAAAAAGAAAATTTATCCTTGTGCTATTATGCTTGAGGGTGAATATGGATATGAAAATATAGTTTCAGGTGTTCCAGTTATGTTAGGTTCAAATGGAGTTGAAAAAGTTATTGAATTAAATCTAAAAGAGGAACAAAAAAAACAATTTGCAAAATCTGTCTCTTCTGTTCAAGAATTAGTTGATATACTAAAAGAGAAATTTTTAAACAATTAA
- a CDS encoding c-type cytochrome, which yields MKKIIIAASLLTASVAFASPYAKCVACHGANGEKVALGKSKIIKDMTKADFVAALKGYQDGTYGGAQKALMAGQVKGMTEATMNEIADLIIK from the coding sequence ATGAAAAAAATAATTATCGCTGCATCTTTATTAACTGCAAGTGTTGCATTTGCAAGCCCTTATGCTAAATGTGTTGCATGTCATGGTGCTAATGGAGAAAAAGTTGCTTTAGGTAAATCAAAAATCATCAAAGATATGACAAAAGCTGATTTTGTTGCTGCATTAAAAGGTTACCAAGATGGAACTTATGGTGGAGCTCAAAAAGCTTTAATGGCTGGACAAGTTAAAGGTATGACAGAAGCAACTATGAACGAGATTGCTGATTTAATTATCAAATAA